From the Clostridium acetobutylicum ATCC 824 genome, one window contains:
- the fabF gene encoding beta-ketoacyl-ACP synthase II, with translation MRRVVITGYGVISSSGNDVDTFWSNIVNGISGIREITDPSFSNIASRIAGYINDFNPYEYFDKREIRHYDLYTQYAFAAAKQAIDNANVKEGNFDTSRVGIYVGSGIGGISTVLNSHKAYLEKGTRHVSPFMIPMMISNMASGVIAIKTGFKGPSFSPVSACATANQAIGEAFLSIRHGYTDAIIAGGSEAPINTLAFSGFANMKAMSTNNANPTEASRPFDKLRDGFVMSEGAGILFLEELTHAKRRGAKILGEIIGYGSTTDAYHITSPDYHGAARAMEMALEMADISASQIDYINAHATGTKGGDKSETNAIKAVFKENVKKLKISATKSMTGHLFGAAGGIEAIITLKALEYGIIPPTINLKNVDEECDLDYVPNKAIKHDSNFAISNGFGFGGHNASLLFKKWNPAMEY, from the coding sequence ATGAGGAGAGTCGTTATTACAGGTTATGGTGTTATTTCGTCTTCCGGTAATGATGTGGATACTTTTTGGAGTAACATTGTCAATGGAATATCGGGAATAAGAGAAATAACTGATCCCTCGTTTTCGAATATTGCATCTCGCATTGCCGGATATATAAATGATTTTAACCCCTATGAATATTTCGATAAAAGAGAAATAAGGCACTATGACTTATACACTCAATATGCATTTGCGGCAGCAAAGCAAGCTATTGACAATGCAAATGTTAAGGAAGGTAACTTTGACACAAGTCGTGTTGGTATTTATGTTGGCTCTGGAATAGGAGGTATTAGCACAGTACTAAATAGCCATAAGGCTTATTTGGAGAAGGGTACACGCCATGTGTCACCATTCATGATTCCTATGATGATTAGCAACATGGCTTCTGGTGTTATAGCAATAAAAACTGGATTTAAAGGGCCGAGTTTTTCTCCGGTGTCCGCGTGTGCAACGGCTAATCAAGCTATCGGAGAAGCATTTTTAAGTATACGGCATGGATATACAGATGCGATTATTGCAGGTGGCTCAGAAGCCCCTATTAATACGCTTGCGTTTTCAGGTTTCGCAAATATGAAAGCTATGTCAACTAATAATGCCAATCCAACCGAGGCCAGCCGTCCATTCGATAAACTCCGAGATGGATTTGTTATGTCTGAAGGTGCCGGTATTCTATTCTTAGAAGAATTAACACATGCCAAAAGACGTGGAGCAAAAATATTGGGTGAAATTATTGGATATGGTTCTACTACAGACGCTTACCATATTACTTCGCCAGACTACCATGGCGCGGCACGGGCTATGGAGATGGCACTGGAGATGGCGGATATTTCGGCCTCTCAGATTGACTATATAAACGCCCATGCCACAGGAACAAAAGGTGGAGATAAATCTGAAACCAACGCAATAAAAGCCGTATTTAAGGAAAACGTGAAGAAACTCAAAATAAGTGCAACTAAGTCAATGACAGGACATTTATTTGGAGCTGCTGGTGGTATTGAAGCCATTATTACACTGAAAGCTTTAGAATACGGCATTATACCTCCTACAATCAATCTGAAAAATGTTGATGAAGAATGTGACCTTGATTATGTTCCCAACAAAGCGATTAAACATGATAGCAACTTCGCGATTTCCAACGGTTTTGGCTTTGGAGGTCACAATGCTTCTCTTCTCTTCAAAAAATGGAATCCAGCTATGGAATATTAA
- a CDS encoding inorganic diphosphatase, with protein MEAYLGKLVKVKVDRSLGSKHPKHDFIYSLNYGFIPNTIAGDGEEIDVYIIGEFEPLETYEGYVVAIIKRINDVEDKLVVCKELNKYNKDQIKALVEFQERFFKSTIITC; from the coding sequence ATGGAGGCTTATTTGGGAAAACTCGTTAAAGTTAAAGTGGATAGATCATTAGGATCTAAGCATCCTAAACATGATTTTATATACTCTTTAAATTATGGTTTTATCCCTAATACAATAGCAGGAGATGGAGAAGAAATCGATGTATACATTATTGGAGAATTTGAACCTTTAGAGACATATGAAGGGTATGTTGTAGCAATAATAAAGAGAATAAATGATGTTGAGGATAAATTAGTGGTTTGTAAAGAATTAAACAAATATAACAAAGATCAGATAAAAGCATTGGTAGAATTTCAAGAAAGATTTTTTAAATCTACAATAATAACTTGTTAG
- a CDS encoding TetR/AcrR family transcriptional regulator codes for MSSKKDDIISLAVTLIKKKGFLALSYDNISKEMNITKTAIHYYFEKKEDLGIAVCEKLQKGLVQDYEKSLNQIMNGQDGPWFFVSSRISTIGATEMCPISSLQADYEELPDRMKNMLEKISSSEMKLWSSLVKQYASDADSEALAKTSLLSVKGALQYRRVLGDSAFSNMMQSIQDQFFESLNRMRRC; via the coding sequence ATGTCTAGCAAAAAAGATGACATCATTTCTTTAGCTGTAACCTTGATTAAGAAAAAAGGATTCCTCGCATTAAGCTATGATAATATCTCTAAGGAGATGAATATAACAAAGACGGCAATTCATTATTACTTTGAAAAGAAAGAGGATCTCGGCATTGCCGTATGTGAAAAGTTGCAAAAGGGATTAGTACAAGATTATGAAAAAAGCCTAAATCAAATTATGAATGGTCAAGATGGGCCTTGGTTTTTTGTTAGCTCCCGAATTAGCACAATAGGCGCCACTGAGATGTGCCCTATTTCGAGTTTACAGGCTGACTATGAGGAGTTACCAGATCGTATGAAGAATATGTTGGAGAAAATCAGTAGTAGCGAAATGAAATTATGGTCGTCGCTGGTAAAGCAATACGCTTCTGATGCAGACAGCGAGGCACTCGCTAAAACTTCTCTCTTAAGTGTAAAAGGAGCGTTGCAGTATCGGCGGGTACTTGGGGATTCGGCGTTTTCAAACATGATGCAGTCTATTCAGGACCAATTTTTCGAATCATTAAATCGTATGAGGAGGTGTTAG
- a CDS encoding AbrB/MazE/SpoVT family DNA-binding domain-containing protein, producing MPMQIPEGKFMCTVKVGEKGQIVIPKGARDLFDIKPGDMLLLLADKDQGIAIVQSDGYLQFAKEVFVAQEKPEEAK from the coding sequence ATGCCAATGCAGATACCAGAAGGAAAATTTATGTGTACGGTTAAAGTTGGAGAAAAGGGTCAGATTGTAATTCCAAAAGGAGCAAGGGATTTATTTGATATAAAACCAGGGGACATGCTACTTTTACTAGCAGATAAAGATCAGGGAATTGCTATTGTACAGAGTGATGGCTATCTACAGTTTGCAAAAGAAGTTTTTGTAGCACAGGAAAAACCGGAGGAAGCAAAATAA
- a CDS encoding alpha-amylase family glycosyl hydrolase, producing the protein MKRIFSLRKSLLAVVVTLTAFSGSLFYPISNRFQNVQAVTYNVQPVTSNLPAKTEDGVIAQAFTWRFKDIQDHLQEFKDDGYKAILVSPVQRTPKAGDWWLLYQPCNFHIGNAQLGTYDDFKNLCSAANQYGIKIMVDALLNHVATSSPGQWDNSVDDSLKHRELYHNQGSCNDYKDRYQVTQKDIGGLLDLATQRTDVQDMEIQFLNECIDAGAGGFRFDSAKHIETNSGEDSGKPWASDYWGRVLSSLHNRNNLYLYGEVLPDYGDNDEVYRSYFDITAESYGSTIRNAVQNKNLNGLLNINFSDHNIPSSQALCYVESHDNYEHNQSSSTSDWNIKMGFAILDARAQLTPQFFIRPSDNSWKDSDIAAVNKFHNAMAGQSEYLRNPRNETIMIERGNQGMVIVNVGGDTPIDSATNLKDGSYTNKASANCTLNVSNGRITGNIPGGQIIVLYNNVPTPNPGNDVIKVNPQSPVPGQNITVTYNAAARVLQNSSLIKMHWGYDSWKGTKDTSMTSLGNNLWQATVTVPYEASSALNMVFTNGSTWDNNNNQNWEFNIAK; encoded by the coding sequence ATGAAAAGAATATTTTCTTTAAGAAAAAGCTTACTTGCGGTAGTAGTTACCTTAACAGCATTTAGTGGATCACTTTTTTATCCTATAAGTAATCGTTTTCAAAATGTACAAGCCGTAACTTACAATGTGCAACCGGTAACAAGTAACTTACCAGCGAAAACTGAAGATGGTGTAATTGCTCAAGCCTTTACCTGGAGATTCAAGGATATTCAGGATCATCTGCAAGAATTTAAAGACGATGGTTACAAAGCTATTTTAGTATCTCCAGTTCAAAGAACTCCCAAGGCTGGTGATTGGTGGTTACTATATCAGCCATGCAACTTCCATATCGGGAATGCTCAACTTGGCACTTACGACGATTTTAAAAATTTATGCTCAGCAGCAAATCAATATGGAATTAAAATTATGGTTGATGCTCTCTTAAATCATGTAGCAACTAGCTCACCAGGGCAATGGGATAATTCAGTAGACGATAGTTTAAAACACCGTGAACTATATCACAATCAAGGAAGCTGCAATGATTATAAGGATAGGTATCAAGTAACTCAAAAAGATATTGGTGGACTTCTTGATTTAGCAACCCAGAGAACCGATGTTCAAGATATGGAAATTCAATTTCTAAATGAATGTATTGATGCTGGTGCTGGTGGTTTTCGTTTTGATTCAGCTAAACATATTGAAACTAATAGCGGCGAAGACTCTGGTAAACCTTGGGCATCTGATTATTGGGGCAGAGTTTTAAGTTCACTTCATAACAGAAATAACCTATATTTATATGGCGAAGTTCTTCCAGATTACGGCGATAATGATGAGGTTTACAGATCATATTTTGATATTACAGCTGAATCCTATGGATCTACTATAAGAAATGCGGTTCAAAACAAAAACTTAAATGGTCTTTTAAATATCAATTTTAGTGATCATAATATTCCATCAAGCCAAGCTTTATGCTATGTTGAAAGTCATGATAACTATGAACATAATCAATCTTCAAGTACAAGTGATTGGAACATAAAAATGGGATTTGCAATATTAGATGCAAGAGCACAACTTACTCCTCAATTTTTCATAAGGCCATCTGATAATTCTTGGAAGGATAGTGATATAGCTGCTGTAAATAAATTCCATAATGCTATGGCTGGCCAAAGTGAATATTTGAGAAATCCAAGAAATGAAACTATTATGATAGAACGTGGTAACCAAGGTATGGTAATAGTAAATGTTGGCGGGGACACGCCCATTGACTCAGCGACTAATTTAAAAGATGGTTCTTACACTAACAAGGCAAGTGCCAATTGCACTCTTAACGTATCAAATGGCAGAATAACTGGAAACATTCCTGGAGGTCAAATTATTGTTCTTTATAATAATGTACCTACGCCTAATCCTGGGAATGATGTAATTAAAGTTAATCCTCAATCTCCAGTTCCTGGCCAAAATATTACTGTAACCTATAATGCAGCTGCAAGAGTTTTACAAAATTCTTCATTAATAAAGATGCATTGGGGCTATGACAGCTGGAAAGGTACAAAAGATACTAGTATGACATCTCTAGGTAATAATTTATGGCAAGCCACAGTAACTGTTCCTTATGAGGCTTCAAGTGCATTAAATATGGTCTTTACAAACGGAAGTACATGGGACAATAATAATAATCAAAATTGGGAATTTAATATTGCTAAATAA
- a CDS encoding Crp/Fnr family transcriptional regulator, whose amino-acid sequence MNTWDLFLLHKIGIPTRLFETFKTRPAQMFKDNQIIYRQGEIAKNFYYLKEGRVQVFVNSTDGLEKILAIYKKGEIFGEASFFDGFPRMSSAKTFSDSEIININKSDIMLYFQKEPLLALNFIELLSKKVRMLSNEIDSISFLPAEKRIAQYLLNVSLSNNCSINCTHEDIGKAVGVSRVTVSRTLNKFSQYQWINTKYKKILILNKNALLKFLET is encoded by the coding sequence TTGAATACATGGGATTTGTTTTTACTCCATAAAATAGGTATTCCTACTAGATTGTTTGAAACTTTTAAGACAAGACCTGCACAGATGTTTAAAGATAATCAAATAATTTATCGTCAAGGAGAAATTGCTAAAAATTTTTATTACCTAAAAGAAGGAAGAGTTCAAGTTTTTGTAAATTCCACAGATGGCTTAGAAAAAATTTTGGCAATTTATAAAAAGGGAGAAATTTTTGGAGAAGCTTCTTTTTTTGATGGCTTTCCAAGAATGTCATCGGCAAAAACTTTTTCAGATTCGGAAATCATCAATATTAATAAATCTGACATTATGTTATATTTTCAAAAAGAGCCACTTCTTGCTTTGAATTTCATAGAGCTTCTATCGAAAAAGGTAAGAATGTTATCAAATGAAATTGACAGTATTTCATTTTTACCAGCAGAAAAAAGAATTGCCCAATACCTACTAAATGTGAGTCTATCTAATAATTGCTCTATTAATTGTACACATGAGGATATTGGAAAGGCTGTAGGTGTAAGTAGAGTTACGGTAAGCAGAACTTTAAACAAATTCTCTCAATATCAATGGATTAATACTAAATATAAAAAAATTCTCATATTAAACAAAAATGCTCTTTTGAAGTTTTTAGAAACATAA
- a CDS encoding DUF1648 domain-containing protein produces MKKEKKLMIALCVIPLVVLALIVLVLPDQIPLHFNYKGDANRYGSKYFIFALTPLPYLIYITRIRKK; encoded by the coding sequence ATGAAAAAAGAAAAAAAGTTAATGATAGCCTTATGTGTCATTCCATTAGTTGTACTTGCGTTAATAGTGTTAGTTTTACCAGATCAAATACCATTACATTTCAATTATAAAGGTGATGCTAATAGATATGGAAGTAAATATTTTATTTTTGCATTAACACCATTGCCATATTTGATATACATTACAAGAATAAGAAAGAAATAA
- a CDS encoding alpha/beta fold hydrolase: MAHVNTNGIQIEYEVFGKRTNPTIVLIAGNGAQLNFWESDFCEMLAQHNLQVIRFDNRDAGLSTKFDAAGIPDMSKIYQAAQEGKPIKTAYTLEDMADDVAGLLDALEIKKAHICGASMGGMIAQVFAYRHPLRICSLISIMSSTGNPNNPKISQETLEIVTATPPNQRGAYIEYTVHMWKKLWSKGFPFEEERAIRYTEESYDRCYYPQGAVRQNAALVANGDRRKYLSLLRVPTLVIHGTADPLIPVEAGKDTARTIPNAKLLLIEGMGHDMPKGTWKCIVEAIVSLVRDTSHSCWR, translated from the coding sequence ATGGCACACGTAAATACAAATGGAATACAAATTGAATATGAGGTTTTTGGAAAAAGGACAAATCCTACTATAGTACTTATTGCAGGAAATGGTGCTCAGCTAAATTTTTGGGAATCAGATTTTTGTGAAATGCTGGCACAGCATAATTTACAAGTTATACGCTTTGATAACCGTGATGCGGGCTTGTCTACAAAATTTGATGCTGCTGGTATTCCTGATATGAGTAAAATATATCAGGCGGCACAAGAGGGAAAACCAATTAAGACAGCATATACATTGGAAGATATGGCTGATGATGTGGCTGGTTTGCTGGATGCGTTAGAAATAAAGAAGGCTCATATATGTGGTGCTTCTATGGGAGGCATGATTGCACAGGTTTTTGCCTATAGGCATCCTTTGCGTATATGTAGTTTGATTTCTATTATGTCATCTACAGGTAATCCGAATAATCCTAAGATATCACAAGAAACATTGGAGATTGTTACAGCAACACCTCCAAATCAGCGTGGTGCATATATTGAGTATACTGTACACATGTGGAAGAAGCTTTGGAGCAAAGGATTTCCTTTTGAAGAAGAACGTGCAATACGGTATACTGAAGAAAGCTATGATCGCTGTTATTATCCGCAAGGAGCTGTACGCCAAAATGCAGCGCTGGTTGCCAATGGAGATAGGAGAAAATATCTTTCATTATTAAGAGTTCCAACACTGGTGATTCATGGGACAGCAGATCCATTGATTCCTGTTGAAGCAGGAAAAGATACAGCACGTACAATACCTAATGCTAAATTACTTTTGATTGAAGGAATGGGACATGATATGCCTAAGGGAACTTGGAAATGCATAGTCGAAGCTATTGTTAGTCTGGTGAGAGACACGTCTCATTCATGTTGGCGATAA
- a CDS encoding class I SAM-dependent methyltransferase yields MKWNSNLYDHKHSFVAEYGKSMINFVNVGKDQKILDLGCGTGVLTNELAKNGATVIGTDLSKNMIDKAKTNYPNLIFQVKDATNLSFKNEFDTVFSNAVFHWISNQEKLLHSIYTCLKDNGTLICEFGAQNNISQIQTAFEKVIEQKGYSYCSPFFFPSKEEYKLLLDQAGFEVKHIIEYDRPTPLADGEKGLRNWICQFFASDLLEFSDEQKEQILFETEKLCKNSIWKNNQWVADYRRIQIIAVKNKNNGTK; encoded by the coding sequence ATGAAATGGAATAGTAATCTATATGATCATAAACATTCTTTTGTAGCAGAATACGGTAAGTCTATGATTAATTTTGTAAATGTGGGAAAAGATCAAAAAATTTTGGATTTAGGATGTGGTACAGGGGTATTAACAAATGAGCTGGCAAAAAACGGTGCAACTGTTATTGGAACAGATTTATCAAAAAATATGATTGATAAGGCAAAAACTAATTATCCTAACTTAATCTTTCAAGTGAAGGATGCAACAAATTTGTCTTTTAAAAATGAGTTTGATACTGTTTTTTCTAATGCGGTTTTTCATTGGATATCAAATCAAGAAAAATTGTTGCATTCTATTTATACTTGTTTAAAAGATAATGGGACATTGATTTGTGAATTTGGAGCACAAAATAATATAAGTCAAATACAAACTGCTTTTGAAAAGGTAATAGAACAAAAGGGATATTCTTATTGTTCACCATTCTTTTTTCCTTCAAAGGAAGAATATAAGTTATTATTAGATCAAGCTGGTTTTGAAGTAAAACATATCATTGAATATGATAGACCAACACCACTTGCTGATGGTGAAAAAGGACTACGTAACTGGATTTGTCAATTCTTTGCAAGTGATTTACTAGAATTTTCAGATGAACAAAAGGAGCAAATATTATTTGAAACAGAAAAACTTTGCAAAAATAGCATATGGAAAAACAACCAATGGGTAGCAGATTACAGACGTATTCAAATTATTGCGGTTAAAAATAAAAACAATGGTACCAAATGA
- a CDS encoding MFS transporter, with protein MYGMKSSKLSIIKYYLYTFGVQMRLTRIVNILYLVQCVHISIVQFTLLQSIFSITQFVMEVPSGMLGDFFKKKNITTYGLILSATAQLLICSRLVVNAENPFVILAFAFAIEGIGRALISGADDALFYENIRADGYAAEYDKIRGRYQLISSISVGIVTSLGTILYTINNSIPYIGQCIMTIISIGSIMTVKEHNVKKTLRKNENGKNSIKVFLTSILQVRNSPHIVFMMCLVCLTFGVINTVFGIMPDYISEIGFSNTQTGTVFMLLSFIGGIVATQAYRISNKRYGQLVLVTVLCMSSGVSLVGLRGNKEMIFIGLALLYVIIDVLDPIAMKSFNAYVDDSIRSTFLSMVSFMVSTSTMILYPIAGIIVEAFGMLTLLIAISAVVIPLLGVSCIIYKKYSVN; from the coding sequence ATGTATGGCATGAAATCAAGTAAATTATCAATTATTAAATACTATTTATATACATTTGGTGTACAAATGAGATTAACAAGGATCGTAAACATATTATATCTTGTTCAGTGTGTGCATATTAGCATTGTTCAGTTCACATTACTGCAATCTATTTTTTCTATTACCCAGTTTGTAATGGAAGTACCGTCTGGAATGTTGGGAGATTTTTTTAAAAAGAAGAACATTACAACTTACGGATTGATATTGTCTGCTACTGCACAACTTCTTATATGTTCGAGACTTGTCGTAAATGCAGAGAATCCATTTGTCATATTAGCATTTGCTTTTGCAATTGAAGGTATAGGACGAGCACTAATAAGTGGAGCAGATGATGCGTTATTTTATGAAAATATTAGAGCAGATGGATACGCAGCTGAGTATGACAAAATTAGAGGAAGATATCAATTGATATCTTCAATTTCTGTTGGAATTGTAACTAGCCTAGGAACAATATTATATACAATAAATAACTCTATACCATATATTGGACAATGCATAATGACAATAATTTCAATAGGTTCCATTATGACAGTCAAAGAACATAATGTTAAGAAGACTTTGCGAAAAAATGAAAATGGAAAAAATTCAATAAAGGTCTTTTTAACAAGTATTTTACAAGTGAGAAACAGTCCTCATATAGTGTTTATGATGTGTTTAGTTTGTCTTACGTTTGGTGTGATCAATACCGTATTTGGAATTATGCCAGATTATATAAGTGAAATAGGATTTTCAAATACTCAAACAGGTACCGTTTTTATGCTGTTGAGTTTTATAGGAGGAATTGTTGCGACGCAGGCATATAGAATTTCTAATAAAAGATATGGGCAACTTGTATTAGTCACCGTTCTATGTATGAGTAGTGGAGTCTCCCTCGTTGGGCTGAGAGGAAATAAGGAAATGATATTCATCGGATTAGCATTACTCTATGTAATAATAGATGTTTTAGATCCAATTGCGATGAAGTCATTTAATGCTTATGTTGATGATAGCATAAGATCAACCTTTTTATCCATGGTATCTTTTATGGTATCGACATCCACAATGATTTTATATCCAATTGCAGGAATTATAGTGGAGGCTTTCGGAATGCTTACATTGTTAATAGCAATTAGTGCAGTGGTAATTCCTCTTTTGGGTGTATCCTGCATAATTTATAAAAAGTATTCGGTAAATTGA
- a CDS encoding ABC transporter ATP-binding protein — MDVLSIQNLNKRYEKFVLKNVSFSLEQGTIMGFIGRNGAGKTTTLKALLNYVHADSGTIKFFGEDFSDNEFLIKQKVGFVSGGVNYYPKKKLKTITEVTKRFYEKWDEAAYQSYLGRFHLDPEKKADELSEGMKVKYQLALALSHHAQLLIFDEPTSGLDPVSRDDLLDLFITLVEEEQISILFSTHITSDLEKCARYVTYIKNGEIVASTDKKSFLDAYKIVKGRSDHLTEAISKKLISFKKHADGFCGLIFTENLPVDGDVEILPADLESIMIYIEKE, encoded by the coding sequence ATGGACGTATTATCAATACAAAATTTAAATAAGAGATATGAGAAATTTGTATTGAAGAATGTTTCATTTTCCCTGGAACAGGGGACAATTATGGGTTTTATCGGACGTAATGGGGCAGGTAAGACTACCACATTAAAAGCTTTGCTTAATTATGTTCACGCAGATAGTGGAACTATTAAATTTTTCGGGGAGGATTTTTCTGATAATGAGTTTTTAATCAAGCAGAAAGTTGGTTTTGTATCAGGGGGAGTCAATTATTATCCGAAGAAAAAATTAAAAACCATCACAGAAGTTACCAAAAGGTTTTATGAAAAATGGGATGAGGCGGCTTATCAATCATACTTAGGGCGTTTTCATCTAGATCCGGAGAAAAAGGCAGATGAGTTATCTGAAGGAATGAAAGTAAAATACCAACTCGCATTGGCCTTATCACATCATGCCCAATTATTGATTTTTGATGAACCGACCAGTGGACTTGATCCTGTTTCAAGAGATGACCTGCTTGATTTATTTATCACTTTGGTAGAAGAAGAACAGATAAGTATACTGTTTTCTACCCATATTACATCTGATTTGGAAAAATGTGCAAGATATGTTACATATATAAAAAATGGAGAGATTGTTGCAAGTACGGATAAGAAGTCATTTCTGGACGCTTACAAGATTGTAAAAGGAAGATCAGATCATCTCACTGAGGCAATCAGTAAAAAATTGATAAGCTTTAAAAAGCACGCGGATGGTTTTTGCGGACTGATTTTTACTGAAAATCTGCCAGTTGATGGAGATGTTGAAATTTTACCAGCTGATTTGGAATCCATAATGATTTACATTGAAAAGGAGTGA
- a CDS encoding tyrosine-type recombinase/integrase has product MWKNLRDYTIFVVGINSALRVSDIVKLKWEDIFYEIGELKKEIRLIEKKTSKQKVFPINQSMKKALLEYLEYADKPSGDKYIFKLRQGGNSPLSVKMAWRIFKDIQDNVKLSTHIGTHSMRKTFCFMAWKQGVPIETLMKILNHGSQSVTKRYIGITQEEINDVYLNINL; this is encoded by the coding sequence ATCTGGAAAAATTTAAGAGATTATACTATATTTGTTGTAGGTATAAATTCAGCTCTAAGGGTAAGCGATATTGTAAAATTAAAATGGGAAGATATTTTTTATGAAATTGGAGAACTAAAAAAAGAAATTAGGCTAATTGAAAAAAAGACAAGCAAACAAAAGGTTTTTCCTATAAATCAATCTATGAAAAAAGCTCTTTTGGAGTATTTGGAGTATGCAGATAAGCCATCTGGTGATAAATATATCTTTAAATTAAGACAAGGAGGCAATAGCCCTTTAAGTGTAAAAATGGCTTGGAGGATATTTAAGGACATACAGGATAATGTAAAGTTGAGTACTCATATAGGGACCCATAGTATGAGAAAAACTTTTTGCTTTATGGCCTGGAAGCAGGGTGTACCAATTGAAACTCTTATGAAAATACTTAATCATGGATCACAGTCTGTGACAAAACGATATATTGGAATAACTCAAGAAGAAATAAATGATGTTTATTTAAACATTAATTTATAA
- a CDS encoding recombinase family protein codes for MFTFMAGISQFERDLISQRTKEGLAAARARGRKGDRKPKLDDNKKKAIYELYQQKKTTVKNLCSMFNIGKPTLYKVIEEISKIKVS; via the coding sequence ATGTTTACTTTTATGGCTGGAATAAGTCAATTTGAAAGAGATCTAATAAGCCAAAGAACAAAAGAAGGTCTTGCTGCAGCAAGAGCGCGTGGTAGAAAAGGTGACAGAAAACCAAAACTCGATGATAATAAAAAGAAAGCAATATATGAATTATATCAGCAGAAAAAAACAACAGTAAAAAATCTGTGCAGTATGTTTAATATAGGTAAACCTACTCTATACAAGGTTATAGAAGAAATTAGTAAAATCAAGGTATCATAG
- a CDS encoding ABC-2 transporter permease: MKELMYKEFKLSMHPIAYIFLSLSALLCIPNYPYYVTFFYTCLGIFFVFQVNRENCDVYYMMALPIRKRDIVKARFYLVVCIELAQVIACIPFAFIRDKFILMNNQVGIEANVAFIGLSFIMLGLFNFIFLTQYYKSGYKIGVPFFKSTTMMIIYIVIAEVMLRVIPYMRDYCDSVSIEKQIKQIPVLFLGLILYTAITLLAYKKSADSFDKLDL, encoded by the coding sequence GTGAAAGAGTTAATGTATAAAGAGTTTAAACTTTCGATGCATCCTATTGCATATATTTTCTTAAGTTTAAGTGCACTTTTATGTATTCCCAATTACCCGTATTATGTCACATTTTTTTACACCTGTTTGGGAATTTTCTTTGTATTCCAAGTAAACCGTGAAAATTGTGATGTATATTATATGATGGCATTGCCAATTCGGAAAAGGGATATCGTAAAGGCGAGATTTTATCTAGTGGTTTGTATTGAACTGGCACAGGTTATCGCCTGCATTCCATTTGCTTTTATCAGGGATAAATTCATTCTTATGAATAATCAGGTAGGGATTGAAGCAAATGTTGCATTCATAGGCTTATCATTTATCATGCTTGGCTTGTTCAATTTTATTTTTCTTACGCAATATTATAAGAGTGGTTATAAAATCGGAGTACCATTTTTCAAGTCAACCACTATGATGATTATTTATATCGTAATAGCAGAGGTAATGCTTCGTGTCATTCCTTATATGCGAGATTATTGTGATAGTGTAAGCATCGAAAAACAGATAAAGCAGATCCCAGTACTTTTTCTGGGCCTTATCCTATATACAGCAATAACCTTGCTGGCTTATAAAAAATCAGCTGACAGTTTTGATAAATTGGATCTTTGA